A portion of the Gossypium arboreum isolate Shixiya-1 chromosome 8, ASM2569848v2, whole genome shotgun sequence genome contains these proteins:
- the LOC108460203 gene encoding DUF724 domain-containing protein 2-like isoform X3, translated as MVNSPAENDPLQQQQPLSKGAQVEVSSDEEGFRGAWYLATILEMPPKSTSKKRKKAFVRYKALLADDGKSPLTEHVDPGYIRPLPPNEKGNAQSGFEVNDVVDARYRDGWWTGVVRKVLSKSKYRVYFDNPPDVIEFDRKDLRVHWDWIDGNWVRPEKQQSTGSVFSSGTAVEVNVDDENLRDVWFPAIVVKENEDKTFLVKYQNSKNDDESGTAKVVVDSLHIRPTPPRYADRNYELLERVDTTYNFGWRTGVITKVLTGRRYNVFFKHGNEDKELSHSDIRPNVEWTDGKWISKSKEVIIASDDQELIGDALCGTRNTKVAGELESSLSTKENTEDKIPLKKMKRNATEQPTPTDENSTLHSGKKKVKLETSNGNTSNSRSSKKLTEGNAVVTPISVTGDQLKDMPSETLCKEGNPRTGGKAIKFPKKTVIADQPCAKSESPLTEAATTTKRQKVGSADGKVDNLAKRNVKARKSPSNGPQVLTAGKEGTTRVAGEINEGDIKTKEVEMPIILGLAAKFSKTLQAENSCQIPSEEPGKLMGDQKNNLNDSVRNENMEIMENNVGESDPKKKRGRPRKAVVTSPKAFHAGKEQNGAGGITDEKVLKDCTSDEAGLSKHKGVELSGRINDDQKTKEVHLATAGISDMNEDDQPLSTWIGGIHSSGDEESRLSSGRLVNGWNEEKGLVDVPIESHAIDATGRSPLDSDQSLPFVKKSPIWRTIESLDVFQIVPQKPHFQPLAESREEFREGSAIGIMVTFASLFDKISMLHFDDPRNTFDSISEGLDDLEKHGFDVSLLRRRVNKLLSIKEGHSQHLGEKENAEREIMENTKGITKFDEEMEEIEKKIAQLQEQHSSIKSEKETKSLKVGSLKLHADVLNKLIQNAPHEFKKIATASWKLP; from the exons ATGGTGAATTCTCCTGCTGAAAATGACCCACTTCAACAACAACAGCCTTTAAGCAAGGGAGCCCAAGTCGAGGTCAGCAGTGACGAGGAAGGCTTTCGAGGGGCTTGGTACTTGGCCACTATCCTCGAAATGCCTCCCAAATCCACTTCCAAGAAACGAAAGAAGGCATTTGTTCGCTACAAGGCTTTACTCGCTGACGATGGTAAGTCCCCTTTGACTGAGCATGTTGACCCCGGTTATATTCGCCCTTTGCCGCCCAACGAGAAGGGGAATGCTCAGTCCGGGTTCGAAGTGAACGACGTCGTTGATGCGAGGTACAGAGATGGTTGGTGGACTGGCGTTGTGAGGAAGGTTTTGTCGAAGTCGAAATATAGGGTTTACTTTGATAATCCTCCTGATGTCATTGAGTTTGATAGGAAAGATTTAAGGGTTCATTGGGATTGGATCGATGGCAACTGGGTTCGTCCTGAAAAGCAG CAATCAACAGGCTCCGTTTTTAGCTCTGGGACAGCAGTGGAGGTAAATGTTGATGATGAAAACCTACGTGATGTTTGGTTCCCTGCAATAGTCGTAAAAGAAAATGAGGATAAGACTTTCCTGGTGAAGTATCAGAACTCTAAGAATGATGATGAGTCTGGGACTGCAAAAGTTGTTGTAGATTCCCTCCATATCAGACCCACTCCTCCTCGATATGCAGATAGGAATTATGAATTGCTGGAAAGAGTGGATACAACATATAATTTTGGTTGGCGCACTGGAGTAATTACCAAAGTTCTTACTGGAAGAAGGTACAATGTCTTCTTTAAGCATGGAAATGAGGACAAGGAACTCTCTCACTCTGATATAAGGCCTAATGTTGAATGGACAGATGGAAAATGGATTAGTAAATCCAAG GAAGTCATAATTGCTTCTGATGACCAAGAGCTGATAGGGGATGCTCTCTGTGGTACCCGGAACACCAAGGTGGCTGGAGAACTTGAAAGTTCCTTGTCCACAAAAGAAAACACTGAAGATAAGATTCCTTTGAAAAAGATGAAAAGGAATGCTACAGAGCAGCCAACTCCCACTGATGAAAACAGTACTTTGCACTCAGGCAAGAAGAAGGTCAAACTGGAAACATCAAATGGCAACACTTCTAATTCACGGTCTTCAAAAAAGCTAACTGAAGGAAATGCAGTGGTAACACCGATATCAGTCACTGGCGATCAGTTAAAAGATATGCCTAGTGAAACATTGTGTAAAGAAGGGAATCCGAGGACTGGTGGTAAAGCTATTAAATTCCCAAAGAAAACTGTGATTGCTGATCAGCCTTGTGCTAAGAGTGAGAGCCCATTAACAGAAGCAGCAACT ACGACTAAGAGGCAGAAAGTTGGTTCAGCTGATGGTAAAGTAGACAACCTTGCGAAGAGGAATGTAAAAGCTAGAAAGTCACCAAGTAATGGCCCACAGGTTTTGACAGCAG GCAAGGAAGGAACTACAAGGGTTGCTGGAGAAATTAATGAAGGGGATATTAaaacaaaagaagttgaaatgcCCATCATCTTAGGATTAGCAGCAAAGTTCTCAAAGACTTTACAGGCGGAAAATTCCTGTCAGATCCCTAGTGAGGAACCTGGGAAGCTAATGGGGGATCAAAAGAACAATTTAAATGATTCAGTCAGAAATGAAAATATG GAAATTATGGAAAATAATGTTGGAGAAAGCGATCCGAAAAAAAAGAGGGGAAGACCACGTAAAGCCGTAGTTACAAGTCCGAAGGCCTTTCATGCTG GTAAGGAGCAAAATGGGGCTGGAGGTATTACTGATGAAAAAGTTTTAAAAGATTGTACGAGTGATGAAGCTGGTTTGTCAAAACATAAAGGTGTGGAACTGTCAG GAAGGATAAATGACGACCAAAAAACAAAAGAGGTTCACTTGGCGACTGCTGGGATTTCTGACATGAATGAGGACGATCAACCTCTATCAACTTGGATAGGGGGAATCCACTCCTCAGGTGACGAAGAATCAA GGCTCTCCTCTGGTAGGCTCGTCAATGGATGGAATGAGGAAAAAGGATTGGTTGATGTTCCTATTGAATCTCATGCAATTGATGCTACTGGTAGAAGCCCATTGGATAGTGATCAGAGTTTGCCTTTTGTGAAGAAATCACCTATATGGCGAACAATTGAATCTTTGGATGTCTTCCAAATTGTGCCCCAAAAACCACATTTTCAACCTTTGGCTGAAAGCAGAGAGGAGTTTCGTGAGGGATCGGCAATTGGGATCATGGTGACCTTTGCCAGTTTGTTCGATAAGATATCCATGTTGCATTTTGATGACCCTCGAAACACATTTGACAGCATTTCAGAAGGTCTTGATGACTTGGAAAAGCACGGATTTGATGTTAGTCTGCTTAGGCGCCGTGTGAATAAACTACTTTCAATCAAAGAAGGGCATAGTCAGCATCTAGGGGAGAAAGAAAATGCAGAAAGGGAGATAATGGAAAATACAAAGGGCATAACTAAATTCGATGAAGAGATGGAAGAGATTGAAAAGAAGATTGCTCAATTACAAGAACAACATTCTTCCATAAAGTCGGAGAAGGAGACCAAGAGTCTTAAGGTTGGTAGTTTGAAGTTGCATGCTGATGTTCTAAATAAGCTTATTCAGAATGCCCCTCATGAATTTAAGAAAATAGCTACTGCGTCGTGGAAGTTGCCATGA
- the LOC108460203 gene encoding DUF724 domain-containing protein 2-like isoform X4 — protein MVNSPAENDPLQQQQPLSKGAQVEVSSDEEGFRGAWYLATILEMPPKSTSKKRKKAFVRYKALLADDGKSPLTEHVDPGYIRPLPPNEKGNAQSGFEVNDVVDARYRDGWWTGVVRKVLSKSKYRVYFDNPPDVIEFDRKDLRVHWDWIDGNWVRPEKQQSTGSVFSSGTAVEVNVDDENLRDVWFPAIVVKENEDKTFLVKYQNSKNDDESGTAKVVVDSLHIRPTPPRYADRNYELLERVDTTYNFGWRTGVITKVLTGRRYNVFFKHGNEDKELSHSDIRPNVEWTDGKWISKSKEVIIASDDQELIGDALCGTRNTKVAGELESSLSTKENTEDKIPLKKMKRNATEQPTPTDENSTLHSGKKKVKLETSNGNTSNSRSSKKLTEGNAVVTPISVTGDQLKDMPSETLCKEGNPRTGGKAIKFPKKTVIADQPCAKSESPLTEAATTTKRQKVGSADGKVDNLAKRNVKARKSPSNGPQVLTAGKEGTTRVAGEINEGDIKTKEVEMPIILGLAAKFSKTLQAENSCQIPSEEPGKLMGDQKNNLNDSVRNENMEIMENNVGESDPKKKRGRPRKAVVTSPKAFHAGKEQNGAGGITDEKVLKDCTSDEAGLSKHKGRINDDQKTKEVHLATAGISDMNEDDQPLSTWIGGIHSSGDEESRLSSGRLVNGWNEEKGLVDVPIESHAIDATGRSPLDSDQSLPFVKKSPIWRTIESLDVFQIVPQKPHFQPLAESREEFREGSAIGIMVTFASLFDKISMLHFDDPRNTFDSISEGLDDLEKHGFDVSLLRRRVNKLLSIKEGHSQHLGEKENAEREIMENTKGITKFDEEMEEIEKKIAQLQEQHSSIKSEKETKSLKVGSLKLHADVLNKLIQNAPHEFKKIATASWKLP, from the exons ATGGTGAATTCTCCTGCTGAAAATGACCCACTTCAACAACAACAGCCTTTAAGCAAGGGAGCCCAAGTCGAGGTCAGCAGTGACGAGGAAGGCTTTCGAGGGGCTTGGTACTTGGCCACTATCCTCGAAATGCCTCCCAAATCCACTTCCAAGAAACGAAAGAAGGCATTTGTTCGCTACAAGGCTTTACTCGCTGACGATGGTAAGTCCCCTTTGACTGAGCATGTTGACCCCGGTTATATTCGCCCTTTGCCGCCCAACGAGAAGGGGAATGCTCAGTCCGGGTTCGAAGTGAACGACGTCGTTGATGCGAGGTACAGAGATGGTTGGTGGACTGGCGTTGTGAGGAAGGTTTTGTCGAAGTCGAAATATAGGGTTTACTTTGATAATCCTCCTGATGTCATTGAGTTTGATAGGAAAGATTTAAGGGTTCATTGGGATTGGATCGATGGCAACTGGGTTCGTCCTGAAAAGCAG CAATCAACAGGCTCCGTTTTTAGCTCTGGGACAGCAGTGGAGGTAAATGTTGATGATGAAAACCTACGTGATGTTTGGTTCCCTGCAATAGTCGTAAAAGAAAATGAGGATAAGACTTTCCTGGTGAAGTATCAGAACTCTAAGAATGATGATGAGTCTGGGACTGCAAAAGTTGTTGTAGATTCCCTCCATATCAGACCCACTCCTCCTCGATATGCAGATAGGAATTATGAATTGCTGGAAAGAGTGGATACAACATATAATTTTGGTTGGCGCACTGGAGTAATTACCAAAGTTCTTACTGGAAGAAGGTACAATGTCTTCTTTAAGCATGGAAATGAGGACAAGGAACTCTCTCACTCTGATATAAGGCCTAATGTTGAATGGACAGATGGAAAATGGATTAGTAAATCCAAG GAAGTCATAATTGCTTCTGATGACCAAGAGCTGATAGGGGATGCTCTCTGTGGTACCCGGAACACCAAGGTGGCTGGAGAACTTGAAAGTTCCTTGTCCACAAAAGAAAACACTGAAGATAAGATTCCTTTGAAAAAGATGAAAAGGAATGCTACAGAGCAGCCAACTCCCACTGATGAAAACAGTACTTTGCACTCAGGCAAGAAGAAGGTCAAACTGGAAACATCAAATGGCAACACTTCTAATTCACGGTCTTCAAAAAAGCTAACTGAAGGAAATGCAGTGGTAACACCGATATCAGTCACTGGCGATCAGTTAAAAGATATGCCTAGTGAAACATTGTGTAAAGAAGGGAATCCGAGGACTGGTGGTAAAGCTATTAAATTCCCAAAGAAAACTGTGATTGCTGATCAGCCTTGTGCTAAGAGTGAGAGCCCATTAACAGAAGCAGCAACT ACGACTAAGAGGCAGAAAGTTGGTTCAGCTGATGGTAAAGTAGACAACCTTGCGAAGAGGAATGTAAAAGCTAGAAAGTCACCAAGTAATGGCCCACAGGTTTTGACAGCAG GCAAGGAAGGAACTACAAGGGTTGCTGGAGAAATTAATGAAGGGGATATTAaaacaaaagaagttgaaatgcCCATCATCTTAGGATTAGCAGCAAAGTTCTCAAAGACTTTACAGGCGGAAAATTCCTGTCAGATCCCTAGTGAGGAACCTGGGAAGCTAATGGGGGATCAAAAGAACAATTTAAATGATTCAGTCAGAAATGAAAATATG GAAATTATGGAAAATAATGTTGGAGAAAGCGATCCGAAAAAAAAGAGGGGAAGACCACGTAAAGCCGTAGTTACAAGTCCGAAGGCCTTTCATGCTG GTAAGGAGCAAAATGGGGCTGGAGGTATTACTGATGAAAAAGTTTTAAAAGATTGTACGAGTGATGAAGCTGGTTTGTCAAAACATAAAG GAAGGATAAATGACGACCAAAAAACAAAAGAGGTTCACTTGGCGACTGCTGGGATTTCTGACATGAATGAGGACGATCAACCTCTATCAACTTGGATAGGGGGAATCCACTCCTCAGGTGACGAAGAATCAA GGCTCTCCTCTGGTAGGCTCGTCAATGGATGGAATGAGGAAAAAGGATTGGTTGATGTTCCTATTGAATCTCATGCAATTGATGCTACTGGTAGAAGCCCATTGGATAGTGATCAGAGTTTGCCTTTTGTGAAGAAATCACCTATATGGCGAACAATTGAATCTTTGGATGTCTTCCAAATTGTGCCCCAAAAACCACATTTTCAACCTTTGGCTGAAAGCAGAGAGGAGTTTCGTGAGGGATCGGCAATTGGGATCATGGTGACCTTTGCCAGTTTGTTCGATAAGATATCCATGTTGCATTTTGATGACCCTCGAAACACATTTGACAGCATTTCAGAAGGTCTTGATGACTTGGAAAAGCACGGATTTGATGTTAGTCTGCTTAGGCGCCGTGTGAATAAACTACTTTCAATCAAAGAAGGGCATAGTCAGCATCTAGGGGAGAAAGAAAATGCAGAAAGGGAGATAATGGAAAATACAAAGGGCATAACTAAATTCGATGAAGAGATGGAAGAGATTGAAAAGAAGATTGCTCAATTACAAGAACAACATTCTTCCATAAAGTCGGAGAAGGAGACCAAGAGTCTTAAGGTTGGTAGTTTGAAGTTGCATGCTGATGTTCTAAATAAGCTTATTCAGAATGCCCCTCATGAATTTAAGAAAATAGCTACTGCGTCGTGGAAGTTGCCATGA